A region of Chelonoidis abingdonii isolate Lonesome George chromosome 8, CheloAbing_2.0, whole genome shotgun sequence DNA encodes the following proteins:
- the HTR2C gene encoding 5-hydroxytryptamine receptor 2C isoform X3: MTPWGYFNSSRRMESHYNPRTDQECHQRDAVEDSAWPLPKQLCPVWISLDVLFSTASIMHLCAISLDRYVAIRNPIEHSRFNSRTKAIMKIAAVWTISIGISMPIPVIGLQNDSRVFVNGSCILNDENFVLFGSFVAFFIPLIIMVISYCLTVQVLQKQATVFMYGEVPKQRRSSMNCLKKENNTENISMLQNHEAASHLNSPVNKEAVLFRKGTMQSINNERRASKVLGIVFFLFLILWCPFFITNIMSVLCKEACDGSLLGELMDVFVWVGYICSGINPLVYTLFNKTYRRAFANYICCQYKPSKKSTLQQNQCLNVASTASYGKDFTLNSYRNGNELNSMELDETEEGLEMQPGTSELSLNSCNVVSERVSCV; encoded by the exons ATTCTGCTTGGCCTTTGCCTAAACAATTGTGTCCCGTATGGATTTCCCTAGATGTGCTCTTTTCAACTGCATCTATCATGCATCTCTGTGCCATCTCTCTTGATCGGTATGTAGCAATACGCAATCCCATTGAGCACAGCCGCTTCAATTCCCGCACCAAGGCTATTATGAAAATTGCTGCAGTTTGGACCATATCGATCG GGATATCCATGCCCATCCCTGTCATAGGATTGCAGAATGACTCCAGGGTGTTTGTGAACGGAAGCTGCATTCTGAATGATGAAAACTTTGTCCTTTTTGGGTCCTTTGTGGCATTCTTTATCCCACTCATCATCATGGTGATCTCATACTGCCTGACTGTCCAGGTGCTGCAGAAGCAAGCGACGGTGTTCATGTACGGCGAGGTGCCCAAGCAGCGAAGGAGCAGCATGAACTgcctcaaaaaagaaaacaacacagaGAACATCTCGATGCTCCAGAACCACGAGGCAGCCTCCCACTTGAACTCTCCCGTAAATAAGGAAGCCGTGCTCTTTCGGAAAGGAACCATGCAGTCTATCAACAACGAGCGCAGAGCCTCCAAGGTCCTGGGCATTGTCTTCTTTTTGTTTCTTATCCTGTGGTGTCCATTTTTCATCACTAACATCATGTCTGTTCTTTGCAAGGAAGCCTGTGATGGGAGCCTCCTGGGCGAACTCATGGACGTATTCGTTTGGGTTGGTTACATTTGTTCTGGGATTAACCCCCTGGTGTACACACTCTTCAATAAAACCTATCGCAGGGCTTTTGCCAACTACATCTGCTGCCAGTACAAGCCCAGTAAAAAATCAACACTGCAACAAAACCAGTGTCTGAATGTCGCTTCCACAGCTTCATACGGGAAGGACTTTACTTTAAATAGCTACCGAAATGGCAATGAACTCAACAGCATGGAGCTGGATGAAACTGAGGAGGGCTTAGAAATGCAACCGGGGACTTCAGAGCTGTCGCTAAACAGCTGCAATGTTGTAAGCGAAAGAGTGAGCTGTGTGTAA
- the HTR2C gene encoding 5-hydroxytryptamine receptor 2C isoform X4: MESHYNPRTDQECHQRDAVEDSAWPLPKQLCPVWISLDVLFSTASIMHLCAISLDRYVAIRNPIEHSRFNSRTKAIMKIAAVWTISIGISMPIPVIGLQNDSRVFVNGSCILNDENFVLFGSFVAFFIPLIIMVISYCLTVQVLQKQATVFMYGEVPKQRRSSMNCLKKENNTENISMLQNHEAASHLNSPVNKEAVLFRKGTMQSINNERRASKVLGIVFFLFLILWCPFFITNIMSVLCKEACDGSLLGELMDVFVWVGYICSGINPLVYTLFNKTYRRAFANYICCQYKPSKKSTLQQNQCLNVASTASYGKDFTLNSYRNGNELNSMELDETEEGLEMQPGTSELSLNSCNVVSERVSCV, translated from the exons ATTCTGCTTGGCCTTTGCCTAAACAATTGTGTCCCGTATGGATTTCCCTAGATGTGCTCTTTTCAACTGCATCTATCATGCATCTCTGTGCCATCTCTCTTGATCGGTATGTAGCAATACGCAATCCCATTGAGCACAGCCGCTTCAATTCCCGCACCAAGGCTATTATGAAAATTGCTGCAGTTTGGACCATATCGATCG GGATATCCATGCCCATCCCTGTCATAGGATTGCAGAATGACTCCAGGGTGTTTGTGAACGGAAGCTGCATTCTGAATGATGAAAACTTTGTCCTTTTTGGGTCCTTTGTGGCATTCTTTATCCCACTCATCATCATGGTGATCTCATACTGCCTGACTGTCCAGGTGCTGCAGAAGCAAGCGACGGTGTTCATGTACGGCGAGGTGCCCAAGCAGCGAAGGAGCAGCATGAACTgcctcaaaaaagaaaacaacacagaGAACATCTCGATGCTCCAGAACCACGAGGCAGCCTCCCACTTGAACTCTCCCGTAAATAAGGAAGCCGTGCTCTTTCGGAAAGGAACCATGCAGTCTATCAACAACGAGCGCAGAGCCTCCAAGGTCCTGGGCATTGTCTTCTTTTTGTTTCTTATCCTGTGGTGTCCATTTTTCATCACTAACATCATGTCTGTTCTTTGCAAGGAAGCCTGTGATGGGAGCCTCCTGGGCGAACTCATGGACGTATTCGTTTGGGTTGGTTACATTTGTTCTGGGATTAACCCCCTGGTGTACACACTCTTCAATAAAACCTATCGCAGGGCTTTTGCCAACTACATCTGCTGCCAGTACAAGCCCAGTAAAAAATCAACACTGCAACAAAACCAGTGTCTGAATGTCGCTTCCACAGCTTCATACGGGAAGGACTTTACTTTAAATAGCTACCGAAATGGCAATGAACTCAACAGCATGGAGCTGGATGAAACTGAGGAGGGCTTAGAAATGCAACCGGGGACTTCAGAGCTGTCGCTAAACAGCTGCAATGTTGTAAGCGAAAGAGTGAGCTGTGTGTAA
- the HTR2C gene encoding 5-hydroxytryptamine receptor 2C isoform X5, translating into MHLCAISLDRYVAIRNPIEHSRFNSRTKAIMKIAAVWTISIGISMPIPVIGLQNDSRVFVNGSCILNDENFVLFGSFVAFFIPLIIMVISYCLTVQVLQKQATVFMYGEVPKQRRSSMNCLKKENNTENISMLQNHEAASHLNSPVNKEAVLFRKGTMQSINNERRASKVLGIVFFLFLILWCPFFITNIMSVLCKEACDGSLLGELMDVFVWVGYICSGINPLVYTLFNKTYRRAFANYICCQYKPSKKSTLQQNQCLNVASTASYGKDFTLNSYRNGNELNSMELDETEEGLEMQPGTSELSLNSCNVVSERVSCV; encoded by the exons ATGCATCTCTGTGCCATCTCTCTTGATCGGTATGTAGCAATACGCAATCCCATTGAGCACAGCCGCTTCAATTCCCGCACCAAGGCTATTATGAAAATTGCTGCAGTTTGGACCATATCGATCG GGATATCCATGCCCATCCCTGTCATAGGATTGCAGAATGACTCCAGGGTGTTTGTGAACGGAAGCTGCATTCTGAATGATGAAAACTTTGTCCTTTTTGGGTCCTTTGTGGCATTCTTTATCCCACTCATCATCATGGTGATCTCATACTGCCTGACTGTCCAGGTGCTGCAGAAGCAAGCGACGGTGTTCATGTACGGCGAGGTGCCCAAGCAGCGAAGGAGCAGCATGAACTgcctcaaaaaagaaaacaacacagaGAACATCTCGATGCTCCAGAACCACGAGGCAGCCTCCCACTTGAACTCTCCCGTAAATAAGGAAGCCGTGCTCTTTCGGAAAGGAACCATGCAGTCTATCAACAACGAGCGCAGAGCCTCCAAGGTCCTGGGCATTGTCTTCTTTTTGTTTCTTATCCTGTGGTGTCCATTTTTCATCACTAACATCATGTCTGTTCTTTGCAAGGAAGCCTGTGATGGGAGCCTCCTGGGCGAACTCATGGACGTATTCGTTTGGGTTGGTTACATTTGTTCTGGGATTAACCCCCTGGTGTACACACTCTTCAATAAAACCTATCGCAGGGCTTTTGCCAACTACATCTGCTGCCAGTACAAGCCCAGTAAAAAATCAACACTGCAACAAAACCAGTGTCTGAATGTCGCTTCCACAGCTTCATACGGGAAGGACTTTACTTTAAATAGCTACCGAAATGGCAATGAACTCAACAGCATGGAGCTGGATGAAACTGAGGAGGGCTTAGAAATGCAACCGGGGACTTCAGAGCTGTCGCTAAACAGCTGCAATGTTGTAAGCGAAAGAGTGAGCTGTGTGTAA